In one Hymenobacter sp. DG25B genomic region, the following are encoded:
- a CDS encoding T9SS type A sorting domain-containing protein codes for MKRHLLLLLGLWASGQTVSAQSNKLQRAPGRSTICFATTQTGVTRVAPPERFLQVRAGKARPAGAASITVTYHDFTPQAQKAFQHAVDIWEALLESPVEIHIDATWKELAAGTLGSAGSTSYYRNFSGTPRTNAWFPVALAEKIHGQDLNAASEPDIAASFNSKFDWYYGLDGKTPEGQYDLVTVVLHELGHGLGFVDTMDKDDQKKGSYGFSGLPSVYDSFIENTSGQRLTNETAFSNPSTQLGTQLTSAGLHFNSPLAVEANKTVRPRLYAPATFSGGSSVSHLDEATYKAGTANSLMSPQIADGESNHQPGPLVLAMFNDMGWFNTAIRHTPLPDAETLQSYPVTAVVVSDGAVTPGSVQLVYAANGGPDATITLQPTGRANEYAGSIPKPAAAAKISYFLKASDNETKRTYTAPGAGTPGKPEQPRYEFVIGPDAEAPVVGHQPPAFLFTSQLPYLLVAEVTDNIGVARVYAEVKVNGQTRPEVELTRQANGLYQGTLSAASGAINAGDVITYRIVAQDASQAHNLAYSPASGYHTVPVVDFKPAQATYINNFNSTTTTDFVGNGFSIGKPTGFSNGAMNTEHPYADGTGPNQESNFIYQLLVPITVANEASAATVIFDEIVLVEPGETAAAFNTPEFYDYVVVEGSSDNGQTWTPLADGYDARANATWLAEWNKGTSGNNSTGTGMPALYKERKLNLLDKFSAGEVVKLRFRLFTDAGAHGWGWAVDNLYIQTPRPLPITAADGLSVFPNPSTGQFTVVTQLDKSVTSAPLVVYNQLGKAVLHTTVTAVQGRVEEPVSLHNLAAGIYYVTIGTDSNRQTQRLMIQQ; via the coding sequence ATGAAAAGACACTTACTTCTACTGCTGGGCCTGTGGGCTTCGGGTCAGACGGTATCGGCCCAATCCAATAAACTACAGCGGGCGCCGGGGCGGAGTACTATATGTTTTGCCACCACGCAAACCGGCGTTACGCGCGTAGCGCCCCCGGAGCGGTTTCTGCAGGTACGGGCCGGCAAAGCCCGCCCCGCCGGAGCGGCATCCATCACCGTAACTTACCACGACTTTACGCCCCAGGCCCAGAAGGCTTTTCAACATGCCGTGGATATCTGGGAGGCGCTGCTGGAGAGTCCGGTAGAGATTCATATTGATGCTACCTGGAAAGAGCTGGCGGCCGGTACGCTGGGCTCGGCGGGGTCTACATCTTACTACCGAAACTTTAGCGGCACGCCCCGCACCAACGCCTGGTTTCCGGTAGCGCTGGCCGAGAAAATTCATGGCCAGGACCTGAATGCTGCCTCCGAGCCGGATATTGCCGCCAGCTTCAACAGCAAATTTGACTGGTATTATGGGCTGGACGGCAAAACGCCGGAAGGCCAGTACGACCTGGTAACCGTGGTGCTGCATGAGCTGGGCCACGGCCTGGGCTTTGTGGATACCATGGACAAGGACGACCAGAAGAAAGGCAGCTACGGCTTTAGCGGTCTGCCCTCGGTGTACGATTCGTTCATCGAAAACACCAGTGGCCAGCGCCTGACCAACGAAACTGCCTTTAGCAATCCTTCTACGCAGCTGGGTACCCAGCTTACCAGTGCCGGCCTGCACTTTAACAGCCCCCTGGCCGTAGAGGCCAACAAAACGGTGCGCCCCCGGCTGTATGCGCCGGCCACGTTCAGCGGCGGTTCCAGTGTTTCGCACTTAGACGAGGCTACCTATAAGGCGGGCACTGCCAACTCTCTGATGTCGCCGCAAATTGCGGACGGGGAGTCCAACCACCAGCCCGGGCCGCTGGTGCTGGCCATGTTCAACGACATGGGCTGGTTTAACACCGCCATTCGGCACACCCCGCTGCCCGATGCCGAGACCCTGCAGAGCTACCCCGTAACGGCGGTAGTTGTATCAGATGGTGCCGTAACCCCAGGCTCCGTACAGCTGGTGTACGCGGCCAATGGCGGGCCCGATGCCACCATTACACTGCAGCCCACCGGCCGCGCCAACGAGTATGCTGGCAGTATTCCCAAGCCGGCGGCCGCGGCTAAAATCAGCTACTTCCTAAAAGCTTCCGATAACGAAACCAAGCGTACCTACACCGCCCCCGGCGCGGGCACGCCCGGCAAGCCGGAGCAGCCGCGCTACGAGTTTGTCATCGGCCCCGATGCCGAAGCGCCGGTAGTGGGGCACCAGCCCCCGGCTTTCCTGTTTACCTCTCAGCTGCCTTACCTGCTGGTAGCGGAAGTAACCGACAATATTGGCGTGGCGCGGGTGTATGCTGAAGTGAAAGTAAACGGCCAGACCCGCCCCGAGGTAGAGCTAACCCGGCAGGCCAACGGTCTGTATCAGGGTACCCTCTCGGCCGCCAGTGGTGCTATTAATGCTGGTGATGTTATTACCTACCGCATTGTGGCCCAGGATGCCTCCCAGGCTCACAACCTGGCTTATAGCCCTGCCAGCGGATATCACACGGTACCGGTAGTCGACTTTAAGCCGGCGCAGGCTACCTACATCAATAATTTTAATAGCACGACCACCACTGACTTTGTGGGCAATGGCTTCTCCATTGGTAAGCCCACCGGCTTCAGCAATGGCGCCATGAATACGGAACATCCGTATGCCGATGGCACCGGGCCCAACCAGGAAAGCAACTTTATCTACCAGCTGCTGGTGCCCATTACGGTAGCCAATGAAGCCAGCGCCGCTACCGTCATCTTTGATGAGATAGTACTGGTAGAGCCCGGCGAAACCGCCGCCGCTTTCAATACCCCCGAGTTTTACGATTACGTGGTAGTGGAAGGCAGCTCCGACAACGGCCAGACCTGGACGCCCCTGGCCGATGGCTACGATGCCCGCGCCAATGCCACCTGGCTGGCCGAATGGAACAAAGGCACCAGCGGTAACAACTCCACTGGCACCGGTATGCCCGCCCTATATAAAGAGCGCAAACTCAACCTGCTCGATAAATTCTCGGCCGGTGAGGTAGTGAAGCTGCGCTTCCGGCTGTTTACCGATGCCGGTGCCCACGGCTGGGGCTGGGCCGTCGATAACCTCTACATTCAGACCCCACGCCCCCTGCCCATAACGGCCGCCGATGGCCTGAGCGTATTCCCCAACCCCAGCACCGGCCAGTTCACCGTGGTTACGCAGCTGGATAAGTCCGTGACCAGCGCCCCGCTGGTGGTGTATAATCAGCTGGGCAAAGCCGTGCTGCATACCACGGTTACCGCCGTGCAGGGCCGGGTAGAAGAGCCCGTTAGTCTGCATAACCTGGCGGCGGGCATCTACTACGTCACCATCGGTACCGATAGCAACCGGCAAACGCAGCGCCTGATGATTCAGCAGTAG
- a CDS encoding M36 family metallopeptidase, whose product MRTTSTLLGRWLVVGLWLALPRLAPAQSFSADYARQYLSSHRAQLGLTEADVAAPAITDTYTDAHNGVSHVYLRQQHLGLEVLGTEMSLHFDGQGEVLTQTGKFVTDLASKAPAPTATVAAPAAMAAAAQVLHLTPTPQPASPAQSRSTRLTLYDAALSTEEIPTQLAYAVQPDGSVKLVWQLVMHPPKTTHQWSLQVDATTGKVLKRRDRNPQEKLAPPTAVPVTIPFLPASRAAARPSGTDATYNVFAVPVEAPGFGPRSLARNPADAKASPYGWHDNNGVAGPEYTTTRGNNASTYIPSTTVASYFADGGTSLNFDFAYDAQKSAVTNKNAALTQLFYLNNIMHDISFQYGFTEAAGNFQTKNYTGLGKGSDAVRALAQDPDGVYNAYFSAAVDGKSSAMHMFLWPGTTTFKVTGPSSIAGQYPVVEGAIGPSLSAGAPITGKLVLVDDGSAAPTLGCTAPLKNAAALKGNIALIDRGTCTFSDKVQAAQNAGAIAAVVVNNQPDTLITMSGDYKLSIPSVFMRLGDGNLIKERLKAGETVTISMETPVGRDGAFDNAVVAHEYTHGISIRLTGGPASVECLNNKEQMGEGWSDFFALWLTTKPGDTGTTPRSIGSYVMGQATSGVGIRNKFYSTDMAVNDFSYAIIGTPPFDEEHSIGEVWASVLWDLNWEMIKQYGYSTDLYRGTGGNNKTMQLVMDGLKLQKCSPGFLDGRDAILAADKANNKGVNQALIWRVFARRGMGSDAVQGSSDNLKDNKAGYAMPTVLATTRELAASSVELYPNPAQDQLTLRTFGLGSAPVQVAVYSVLGTEVLRSTFTAAQAQRGSQLSLGNLADGVYMVRISTPNGALTRKVVVQH is encoded by the coding sequence GTGCGTACAACTTCTACCCTGCTGGGTAGGTGGCTGGTGGTGGGGCTGTGGCTTGCTCTCCCCCGCCTGGCCCCTGCCCAATCCTTCTCCGCCGATTATGCCCGCCAATACCTGAGCAGCCACCGCGCGCAGCTGGGCCTCACGGAGGCTGACGTAGCTGCTCCGGCCATAACGGATACCTATACCGATGCCCACAACGGGGTTTCGCACGTGTATCTGCGCCAGCAGCATTTGGGCCTGGAAGTGCTAGGCACTGAAATGAGCCTGCACTTTGACGGCCAGGGAGAAGTGCTCACGCAAACGGGAAAGTTTGTGACAGACCTGGCCAGCAAAGCGCCCGCTCCTACGGCCACGGTAGCTGCCCCGGCGGCCATGGCGGCGGCGGCGCAGGTGCTGCACCTCACGCCCACCCCGCAGCCCGCTTCCCCGGCGCAAAGCCGCTCTACCCGCCTCACGCTGTATGATGCGGCCCTTTCCACGGAAGAAATTCCTACCCAGCTGGCCTATGCCGTGCAGCCCGATGGCAGCGTGAAGCTGGTATGGCAGCTGGTGATGCACCCACCCAAAACCACCCACCAGTGGAGCCTGCAGGTAGATGCCACTACCGGGAAAGTACTAAAGCGCCGGGACCGGAATCCGCAGGAGAAGCTGGCCCCGCCCACTGCCGTACCAGTTACTATTCCTTTCCTGCCCGCCAGCCGGGCAGCGGCCCGCCCCTCCGGCACCGATGCCACCTATAATGTGTTTGCGGTGCCAGTGGAAGCCCCGGGCTTTGGGCCCCGGAGCCTGGCGCGCAACCCCGCCGATGCCAAAGCCTCGCCCTATGGCTGGCATGATAACAATGGGGTGGCCGGACCGGAGTACACCACCACCCGCGGCAACAATGCCTCCACGTACATCCCCAGCACGACCGTTGCCTCCTACTTTGCCGATGGCGGCACCAGTCTCAACTTCGATTTTGCTTACGACGCCCAGAAGTCGGCCGTAACCAACAAGAATGCCGCGCTAACGCAGCTGTTCTACCTGAACAACATCATGCACGACATTTCCTTTCAGTATGGATTTACGGAAGCTGCCGGCAACTTTCAAACGAAGAACTACACCGGTCTGGGCAAAGGCAGCGACGCAGTGCGCGCCCTGGCTCAGGACCCAGATGGCGTTTACAATGCTTACTTCTCGGCCGCAGTAGACGGCAAAAGCTCCGCCATGCACATGTTTTTGTGGCCGGGCACTACCACCTTTAAGGTAACTGGCCCATCTTCTATTGCCGGGCAGTACCCCGTGGTGGAAGGTGCTATCGGGCCGAGCTTATCTGCCGGCGCGCCCATTACGGGCAAGCTGGTATTGGTAGATGATGGCAGTGCCGCCCCCACACTGGGCTGTACCGCTCCCCTGAAAAACGCGGCGGCCCTGAAAGGCAACATTGCCCTCATTGACCGGGGCACCTGCACGTTTTCAGATAAAGTGCAAGCCGCCCAGAATGCCGGCGCTATAGCTGCAGTAGTGGTTAATAACCAGCCCGATACGCTCATCACCATGAGTGGCGACTACAAGCTCAGCATTCCCAGTGTATTTATGCGCCTCGGCGACGGCAACCTTATCAAGGAGCGCCTGAAGGCCGGCGAAACCGTTACTATCAGCATGGAAACCCCAGTGGGGCGGGATGGGGCCTTTGATAATGCCGTAGTAGCGCACGAGTACACCCATGGTATTTCCATCCGCCTCACGGGCGGACCGGCCTCGGTGGAGTGCCTGAATAACAAGGAGCAGATGGGTGAAGGCTGGAGCGACTTTTTTGCCCTGTGGCTGACGACCAAACCCGGCGACACGGGCACCACGCCCCGCAGTATTGGCTCCTACGTAATGGGGCAGGCCACCAGCGGCGTGGGTATCCGGAACAAGTTCTACAGCACCGATATGGCCGTGAACGACTTTTCCTATGCCATCATCGGCACCCCGCCCTTTGATGAGGAGCACTCCATTGGCGAAGTATGGGCCAGCGTACTCTGGGATTTGAACTGGGAGATGATTAAGCAATACGGCTACAGCACCGACCTGTACCGGGGCACCGGCGGCAACAACAAAACCATGCAGCTGGTGATGGACGGCCTGAAGCTGCAGAAATGCAGCCCCGGCTTCCTTGATGGCCGCGACGCCATTCTGGCCGCTGATAAAGCCAACAACAAAGGCGTCAACCAGGCCCTGATCTGGCGGGTGTTTGCCCGCCGCGGCATGGGCAGTGATGCTGTGCAGGGCAGCAGTGATAACCTGAAGGATAACAAGGCCGGCTATGCTATGCCCACCGTGCTGGCAACCACCCGGGAGCTGGCCGCTTCTTCCGTGGAGCTGTACCCCAACCCGGCGCAGGACCAGCTAACGCTCCGCACGTTTGGGCTGGGTAGTGCTCCCGTGCAGGTAGCCGTATACTCGGTGCTGGGCACGGAGGTGCTGCGTTCTACCTTTACCGCGGCGCAGGCACAGCGTGGTAGCCAATTGTCGTTGGGCAACCTGGCCGATGGGGTATATATGGTGCGCATTTCTACGCCTAACGGGGCACTTACCCGCAAAGTGGTGGTACAGCACTAA